The Blastopirellula retiformator genome includes a region encoding these proteins:
- a CDS encoding metallophosphoesterase family protein encodes MTPGASFRFLQSGDFHLDQPLGGLPSVPDHLRTLFCEAPRRAAQQVVETAMLHEVDFVVLTGDLLDPRLASPRTIGCLLELFEQLETAGIQVYWAGGDADPPSRWPSSVTLPGNVHIFRPGLPQTVHYEDDGEAIAAIIGQANSGGEIRVGDFRPAASGLFTVAVAYGEVEDGAITRHDIPYWALGGEEMRKKHRTSPKYAMHAGSPQGRRPLHVGQRSCTVVEVNEAGEISTDSVATDVVRWQTELVEIAKCESPEELEKVLKNRLRTLVSGKGRRQLLIDWRVVIEGNASKKLLAESMWQHLIDVLNKEFGQEEGGAWTYELKVESASVIPESWYQEQTICGDFLRLTRELLADPDIPIELTELLGEDRRGTQLAEAVQIETREVRRKALHEARRMGVQALRIDE; translated from the coding sequence ATGACTCCAGGAGCGTCGTTCCGCTTTCTTCAATCGGGCGACTTCCATCTCGATCAACCGCTCGGAGGTTTACCTTCGGTGCCGGATCACTTGCGCACTTTGTTTTGCGAAGCGCCCCGCCGCGCCGCGCAGCAAGTGGTCGAGACGGCGATGCTGCACGAAGTCGACTTTGTCGTGCTGACCGGCGATTTGCTCGATCCGCGACTTGCCAGTCCCCGGACAATTGGTTGTCTGCTGGAACTGTTTGAGCAGCTCGAGACCGCCGGCATTCAAGTCTATTGGGCGGGCGGCGACGCCGATCCGCCTTCACGCTGGCCTTCGTCGGTGACGCTGCCGGGCAACGTACATATCTTTCGCCCGGGCCTGCCGCAAACCGTTCACTATGAAGATGACGGCGAAGCGATCGCCGCCATCATCGGTCAAGCCAACTCCGGCGGTGAGATTCGGGTCGGCGACTTCCGCCCGGCCGCTTCCGGCTTGTTCACTGTCGCCGTCGCCTATGGCGAAGTTGAAGATGGTGCGATTACGCGCCACGACATTCCTTATTGGGCCCTCGGCGGCGAAGAGATGCGGAAAAAACACCGCACCTCTCCCAAGTACGCGATGCACGCCGGATCGCCGCAAGGCCGTCGTCCGCTGCATGTGGGGCAGCGCAGCTGCACGGTTGTCGAAGTCAACGAAGCGGGCGAAATCTCGACCGACTCGGTCGCAACCGATGTCGTTCGCTGGCAGACCGAATTGGTCGAAATCGCCAAATGCGAGTCGCCCGAAGAGCTGGAAAAGGTGCTGAAGAACCGGCTGCGAACGCTCGTCTCGGGGAAGGGGCGCCGCCAACTGTTGATCGACTGGCGAGTCGTGATTGAAGGGAACGCCTCGAAGAAGCTGCTGGCCGAGTCGATGTGGCAACACTTGATCGACGTGCTCAACAAAGAGTTCGGCCAGGAAGAGGGTGGCGCTTGGACCTACGAACTGAAGGTCGAATCGGCGTCGGTGATTCCCGAATCGTGGTACCAGGAGCAAACCATCTGCGGCGACTTCTTGCGACTGACGCGCGAGTTGCTCGCTGACCCCGACATCCCCATTGAGTTGACCGAGTTATTAGGCGAAGACCGCCGCGGCACGCAGTTGGCCGAAGCGGTGCAGATTGAAACCAGAGAAGTTCGTCGCAAAGCGTTGCACGAAGCGCGTCGCATGGGCGTTCAAGCCTTGCGGATCGACGAATAG